A window of the Radiobacillus deserti genome harbors these coding sequences:
- the minC gene encoding septum site-determining protein MinC — protein sequence MIVNKQIVTIKGTRDGLTLYIDDSCSFDEMLEELEQVLSSNHVDDEEPMITVTIQLGNRYLHKEQEEKLRDLIREKNRLVVQSIESNVILKEKALEWKEDSEIKIINKIIRSGQVVEVKGDLLLIGDVNPGAKIVASGNIFVMGSLRGVAHAGAYGNQEAVIVASYMMPSQLRIADYISRSPDYEAEGVYMECGLIDLEKSKIVIDRLQVLSQKRPNLSGFERRMLNG from the coding sequence GTGATAGTCAACAAGCAAATTGTAACGATAAAAGGAACTCGAGATGGTCTGACACTTTATATAGATGATTCTTGCTCTTTTGATGAAATGTTGGAAGAACTCGAGCAGGTTCTTTCATCGAATCACGTTGACGATGAAGAGCCTATGATCACAGTAACGATTCAATTAGGGAACCGTTACTTACATAAAGAACAAGAAGAGAAACTTCGAGATCTTATAAGAGAGAAAAATCGGTTGGTTGTCCAATCTATTGAATCCAATGTTATTTTGAAAGAAAAAGCGTTAGAATGGAAAGAAGATAGCGAAATTAAAATAATTAACAAAATTATTCGTTCAGGACAAGTGGTCGAGGTTAAAGGTGACTTGTTGCTGATCGGAGATGTGAATCCTGGTGCGAAAATTGTAGCAAGTGGAAACATTTTTGTAATGGGAAGCCTGCGTGGGGTAGCACATGCTGGGGCATATGGGAACCAAGAGGCAGTTATCGTCGCTTCCTATATGATGCCTAGCCAACTTCGTATCGCGGATTACATTAGCCGCTCTCCTGACTATGAAGCAGAAGGTGTTTATATGGAATGTGGATTAATTGATTTGGAGAAATCTAAAATCGTCATTGATCGTTTACAAGTTCTTTCACAAAAACGACCTAATTTAAGTGGTTTTGAGAGGAGAATGTTAAATGGGTGA
- a CDS encoding rod shape-determining protein, which translates to MGFFSLSQDLGIDLGTANTLVFVKGKGIVVREPSVVARNTTTGDIEAVGSSARNMIGRTPGNISVIRPMKDGVIADYDTTAAMMKYYIKKAQRTRSSFAKKPNVMVCVPSGITMVEERAVIDATKQAGAKEAYPIAEPFAAAIGAGLPVWEPTGSMIVDIGGGTTEVAIISLGGIVTSQSIRVAGDEMDDSIIQYIRKHYNLMIGERSAESIKMDIGSAGNPLENEEMDIRGRDLITGLPKTITITADEIANSLKDTVTAIVDAVKNTLEKTPPELAADIMDRGIVLSGGGALLRNLDQVISDETKMPVFVADEPLDSVAIGTGKSLEYIHHFRGQPNVSSRSSLD; encoded by the coding sequence TTGGGATTTTTTAGTTTATCACAGGATTTAGGGATAGATTTAGGTACGGCAAACACCCTTGTTTTCGTGAAAGGAAAAGGAATTGTTGTTCGAGAGCCTTCCGTTGTTGCCAGAAATACAACTACTGGTGATATTGAAGCTGTAGGAAGCTCCGCTCGGAACATGATTGGAAGAACACCAGGTAATATATCAGTAATTAGACCGATGAAGGATGGAGTAATTGCAGACTATGACACAACGGCAGCTATGATGAAATATTACATTAAAAAAGCACAACGAACTCGTTCTTCGTTTGCTAAAAAACCGAATGTAATGGTATGTGTACCTTCTGGAATAACAATGGTGGAAGAACGAGCTGTTATTGATGCTACAAAACAAGCAGGGGCAAAGGAAGCCTATCCGATTGCAGAGCCATTTGCTGCAGCGATTGGTGCCGGATTGCCTGTTTGGGAACCGACAGGAAGCATGATTGTTGATATCGGTGGAGGAACAACTGAAGTTGCTATTATCTCGTTAGGAGGAATCGTAACAAGTCAATCCATCCGTGTGGCTGGAGATGAAATGGATGATTCCATTATTCAATATATCCGCAAACACTATAACCTTATGATTGGGGAGCGGTCTGCGGAATCGATTAAAATGGATATTGGCTCTGCAGGAAATCCTCTTGAAAATGAAGAAATGGATATAAGAGGTCGTGATTTAATAACTGGTTTACCAAAGACAATTACCATCACGGCAGATGAAATTGCTAACTCATTAAAAGATACAGTTACGGCGATTGTCGATGCAGTTAAAAACACCTTAGAAAAAACACCACCAGAACTAGCTGCAGATATTATGGATCGCGGTATTGTCTTGTCCGGCGGAGGAGCATTGCTTCGTAACTTGGATCAAGTGATCAGCGATGAAACAAAAATGCCAGTATTTGTTGCGGATGAACCGTTAGACAGTGTGGCAATTGGAACAGGAAAATCTTTAGAATATATCCATCATTTTAGAGGACAACCAAATGTATCTTCTCGCTCTAGTTTGGATTAA
- a CDS encoding M23 family metallopeptidase, with translation MKRDVNEIRKDIARRKKERTFSTTNYGSTRAFIPSVPQEEEKHGYLPFGDDSASPKRMNDKFVASFMIKTILAAVLFFGIAVLFKVDLKWSEEPKQWASSALTEEFPFAKVNQWYQERFGTPLAIGKTESVSGQASEQLALPVNGTISQTFQTTGQGIMITADKESKVLAMKAGTVIFAGNDRKTNKTVIVQHPDGSNSIYGNLTSIDVHQYQSVQSKEVIGKYNPATSEEKEVYFAVEKENKFVDPVKVMQVDERP, from the coding sequence ATGAAAAGAGACGTAAATGAAATCCGTAAAGATATTGCTAGAAGAAAAAAAGAGAGAACTTTCTCTACTACTAATTATGGATCCACAAGAGCCTTTATCCCTTCTGTTCCACAGGAGGAAGAAAAACATGGTTATTTACCTTTCGGAGACGATTCCGCGTCACCGAAGAGGATGAACGATAAATTTGTTGCCTCCTTTATGATTAAAACGATTTTGGCAGCCGTATTATTCTTTGGCATCGCTGTGTTATTTAAGGTCGATTTAAAATGGAGTGAAGAGCCAAAACAGTGGGCAAGCAGTGCTTTAACTGAAGAATTTCCGTTTGCCAAAGTCAATCAATGGTATCAAGAGAGATTTGGTACACCGCTAGCCATTGGCAAAACAGAATCAGTCAGTGGACAGGCTTCCGAACAGTTAGCCTTACCGGTGAACGGGACAATAAGTCAAACCTTTCAAACAACAGGACAAGGGATCATGATAACTGCAGACAAAGAATCTAAAGTATTAGCGATGAAAGCGGGAACTGTTATATTCGCTGGGAACGATCGTAAAACGAATAAGACGGTTATTGTTCAGCATCCAGATGGAAGTAATAGTATTTATGGGAATTTAACATCTATTGATGTTCACCAGTATCAATCCGTGCAAAGTAAGGAAGTGATTGGTAAATATAACCCAGCAACATCGGAAGAAAAGGAAGTCTACTTTGCAGTTGAAAAGGAAAATAAATTCGTAGATCCGGTTAAGGTGATGCAAGTTGATGAACGTCCATAA
- the minD gene encoding septum site-determining protein MinD, with the protein MGDAIVITSGKGGVGKTTTTANLGTALALLDKKVCLIDTDIGLRNLDVVMGLENRIIYDIVDVIQGRCKLNQALIKDKRFDCLHLLPAAQTSDKSELNPEGMEQIVQELKQDYDYILIDCPAGIEQGYKNAVAGADKAIVVTTPEKSSVRDADRIIGLLEKEDIEPPHLIVNRIRNHMVKNGDMIDVDEIVQVLSIDLLGIVADDDEVIKASNHGEPVAFKPNTKASIAYRNIARRILGESVPLLSLDDEKGMFQKMKKFLGIRS; encoded by the coding sequence ATGGGTGATGCAATTGTAATTACCTCTGGCAAGGGTGGAGTCGGTAAAACAACGACAACAGCTAATTTAGGTACAGCTCTCGCATTGTTAGATAAAAAAGTATGCTTAATAGATACAGATATCGGCCTGCGAAATCTAGACGTAGTAATGGGCCTGGAAAATCGGATTATCTATGACATAGTTGATGTTATCCAAGGTAGATGTAAATTAAATCAAGCTTTAATTAAGGATAAACGCTTTGATTGCTTACACTTGTTGCCTGCAGCACAAACGAGTGATAAATCGGAATTAAACCCTGAAGGCATGGAACAGATTGTCCAGGAACTGAAGCAAGATTATGACTATATTCTCATTGATTGTCCGGCTGGTATTGAGCAAGGATATAAAAACGCAGTTGCTGGAGCGGATAAAGCCATCGTTGTAACAACACCGGAGAAATCTAGTGTTCGTGATGCTGATAGAATTATAGGGTTATTAGAGAAAGAAGATATTGAACCTCCACATCTAATCGTCAATCGTATTCGTAATCATATGGTGAAAAATGGGGATATGATTGATGTAGATGAAATTGTTCAAGTACTTTCGATTGATTTGTTAGGCATTGTGGCAGATGATGATGAAGTGATTAAAGCATCTAATCACGGTGAACCTGTCGCATTTAAACCGAACACGAAGGCTTCGATTGCTTATCGAAATATTGCACGTCGTATTTTAGGAGAATCGGTTCCTCTTTTATCTCTTGATGATGAAAAGGGAATGTTTCAAAAAATGAAAAAATTCTTAGGTATCCGTTCCTAA
- the mreD gene encoding rod shape-determining protein MreD — protein sequence MKLFYLSIITLFLLVIEGVATDFLPNYFVEKDWFIIPHWQLVFLILVAIFYDQEDSYYSVYVALPFGLITDIVYTNILGVHMFVYAMVVYAMHGLKKLLHTNFFVAVLLTLLGVAISDIAFFIVYSFLGVSNLLWSEYFIIRFFPTLVANLLFLLLCYPIMKNRLIKWSDDRFENSSL from the coding sequence ATGAAGCTATTCTACCTCTCCATCATCACACTCTTTTTACTTGTTATAGAAGGGGTGGCTACCGACTTTTTGCCCAATTATTTTGTGGAAAAAGACTGGTTTATTATTCCACATTGGCAGCTTGTATTTTTAATTCTTGTGGCTATCTTTTATGATCAAGAGGATAGCTATTATTCGGTATATGTAGCGCTACCATTTGGATTAATTACCGATATCGTGTACACCAATATATTAGGTGTCCATATGTTCGTATATGCAATGGTTGTTTATGCGATGCACGGTTTGAAAAAATTATTACACACAAACTTCTTCGTAGCGGTCCTTTTGACCCTATTAGGAGTTGCGATAAGTGATATTGCTTTCTTTATCGTTTATTCTTTTCTTGGGGTAAGCAATCTTCTGTGGAGTGAGTACTTTATCATTCGTTTCTTTCCAACCCTAGTTGCGAACCTTTTATTCTTATTACTTTGTTACCCAATCATGAAAAACAGATTGATAAAATGGTCAGACGATCGCTTTGAGAATTCAAGTCTTTGA
- the mreC gene encoding rod shape-determining protein MreC has product MLFFRRKRLFIILIGFIVLVGLIGFSFRDRDNVSTVEEFFHDSVGWLQGIVHRPVEFTTDLFDNIKDIKRTYEENQILKERLAQYKYLIYENQELKQDNEELQNVLDKTNSLRDFMPIQASVLARSPEKWFEQVTINKGKQDGVKANMAVITGDGMVGKIQTASEFTSTVQLLSGFDLSSRISVTVEREDQEGEGVPGLIEGFDEEKNALLLKEIEYDSDLKKGDFVLSSGLGGMFPEGLPIGTIEEVTPDQYGLTQIAYVKPAANLKDLNHVIVVDPLMEETDTDEAVEGEE; this is encoded by the coding sequence ATGCTTTTTTTTAGGAGGAAACGACTTTTTATCATTCTTATAGGATTCATTGTTTTAGTTGGGTTAATTGGTTTTTCTTTTCGAGACCGAGATAACGTTTCAACAGTGGAAGAATTTTTTCATGACTCTGTTGGATGGCTTCAAGGAATAGTGCATAGACCGGTCGAGTTTACAACGGATCTATTTGACAATATAAAAGACATTAAAAGAACGTATGAGGAAAACCAAATACTTAAAGAACGCTTGGCCCAATATAAGTATTTAATATATGAGAATCAAGAATTAAAACAAGATAATGAAGAATTACAAAATGTATTAGATAAAACGAATTCATTGCGAGATTTTATGCCGATTCAAGCTTCCGTGCTTGCTAGAAGTCCAGAAAAATGGTTTGAACAAGTAACCATTAACAAAGGAAAGCAGGACGGGGTCAAAGCGAATATGGCTGTTATTACTGGTGATGGAATGGTTGGTAAAATCCAGACTGCTTCGGAATTCACGTCTACTGTCCAATTGTTGAGTGGATTTGATTTGTCGAGCAGAATATCTGTTACCGTTGAAAGAGAAGATCAAGAAGGGGAAGGCGTGCCAGGTTTAATTGAAGGCTTTGACGAAGAGAAAAATGCTCTTTTATTAAAAGAAATCGAATATGACTCTGACCTAAAGAAGGGTGACTTTGTGCTATCATCGGGACTTGGGGGAATGTTTCCAGAAGGACTGCCAATTGGTACGATTGAAGAAGTTACTCCAGACCAATATGGTTTGACTCAAATTGCATACGTTAAACCAGCTGCAAATTTAAAGGATTTAAATCATGTTATTGTTGTGGATCCCCTTATGGAAGAAACAGATACGGATGAAGCGGTGGAGGGAGAAGAATGA
- the radC gene encoding RadC family protein — translation MTLKDVPKQDRPRERLLALGPKTLSNQELLAILLGTGNKEESVVELAQRILMHFEGLVLLKDCTIEELTAIKGIGTAKGVLILSAIELGKRMHQYKAEDRYVIRSPEDGAEFVMEEMRDLNQEHFVCIFLDTKNQVIHRQTIFIGSLNASIVHPREVFREAVKRSAASIICAHNHPSGDPSPSQEDIHVTKRLVECGKMIGIELLDHLVIGDRKFVSLKEKGYL, via the coding sequence ATGACCTTAAAGGATGTACCGAAACAGGATCGACCGAGAGAGCGATTGCTTGCGTTAGGACCAAAGACATTATCCAATCAAGAACTTCTCGCTATTTTACTCGGTACTGGAAACAAGGAGGAGTCAGTCGTAGAACTCGCCCAACGGATTCTCATGCACTTTGAGGGATTAGTGCTTCTCAAAGATTGTACAATTGAAGAACTAACCGCAATCAAAGGAATAGGAACGGCTAAAGGTGTCCTCATTTTATCTGCCATTGAATTAGGAAAAAGAATGCATCAGTATAAAGCGGAAGACCGATATGTAATTCGAAGTCCAGAGGATGGTGCAGAATTTGTGATGGAAGAGATGCGAGACCTAAATCAAGAACATTTCGTTTGTATTTTTCTAGATACCAAAAACCAAGTTATTCATCGACAAACTATTTTTATTGGAAGCCTCAACGCCTCTATCGTCCACCCTCGAGAAGTTTTTCGTGAAGCGGTAAAACGCTCTGCGGCCTCAATTATTTGTGCGCATAATCATCCTTCTGGTGACCCTTCCCCCTCACAGGAAGATATCCACGTCACAAAACGATTAGTTGAATGTGGGAAAATGATTGGGATTGAATTATTAGACCATTTAGTCATCGGAGATCGAAAATTTGTCTCTTTAAAAGAAAAAGGCTATTTATAG